GAAGCGTTTAACGCCCTGTCGCCCGAACACCTTACTGAGATTAAGCAAAAATATCATGTGCAATAACTAGCTTGCTCAAGAAATAAAAATAAAGAAAAAGGAATAATTAGGAGCAACAATGCCATCACAATATCGCCCACAAATATTAGGCTGGATAGATGATTTAGATAAAGGTACGAATTACCTTTCAGGTGCCGATGATCGTTTACTGTATGCTAACGATAACTATTGCGCTTTCCTTCGTAAAACGTCATCTGATCAGATTTTTTATTTATGTATTTCTACAATTATCATTGTGTGTTTAATTCCAGCAATCTACATATGCTTTTTGTTAATTTTTGATTTAATTTCTAAAAAGGAGAATTTTATATTACTTATTGTTATTATTGGACAAATTTTTTCCTTTCTTGCCATATATCTAATGATTCCCGAATTATACCAAAATCTTTTTACACGGCGGGGATGCCCAATAATCTTTAATCGTAAAACCAATAAAGTGTATATTAATGAAAGTTATTTTTTTAATTTTATCTCGTTTAAAAATCCGATTCACTTTTTAAAGCCTAATAAAAAACGAATAAAAGAGTATGATTGGGTCGATTTACATGGGGTTGTGGTGCATAACTTTTCCACCTATTCACTCAATACTACTATTTTAATGGTGTGTGAGCCGGGCACACATAAAACTATTGACCATGTGCTATTAGATCCACTGCGTTATGGTATTGGTAGTTATCAGGTTTGGGGGTGGGTCAATAATTTTATGTGCTTTAACGATCTAATCAGTTTAAACGACGGGAAATATACGTGGGAGCAAGAAACACCTTTTAAAAAGGATATCATCCAAGATCAAGGCTGGCCGGAATGGATGGTGGAAGCGTTTAACGCCCTGTCGCCCGAACACCTTACTGAGATTAAGCAAAAATATCATGTGCAATAACTAGATTACTCAAGAAATAAAAATAAAGAAAAAGGAAAAGGAATAATTAGGAGCAACAATGCCATCACAATATCGCCCACAAATATTAGGCTGGATAGGGGATTTAGATAAAGGCTCAAAAAATATTTCAGGAGCCGATGATCGTTTACTGTATGCTAACGATAACTATTGCGCTTTTCTTCGTAAAACATCATCTGATCAGATATTTTATTTATGTATTTTTACTATTGCTTTTATTCTTTCAATACCTT
The sequence above is drawn from the Gilliamella apicola genome and encodes:
- a CDS encoding DUF6708 domain-containing protein → MPSQYRPQILGWIDDLDKGTNYLSGADDRLLYANDNYCAFLRKTSSDQIFYLCISTIIIVCLIPAIYICFLLIFDLISKKENFILLIVIIGQIFSFLAIYLMIPELYQNLFTRRGCPIIFNRKTNKVYINESYFFNFISFKNPIHFLKPNKKRIKEYDWVDLHGVVVHNFSTYSLNTTILMVCEPGTHKTIDHVLLDPLRYGIGSYQVWGWVNNFMCFNDLISLNDGKYTWEQETPFKKDIIQDQGWPEWMVEAFNALSPEHLTEIKQKYHVQ